The sequence below is a genomic window from Dehalococcoidia bacterium.
AGGCCGGCATCGAGCGCCTGTTCAAAGAGAAGAGTGTCCCCTTTGTGAGCATCATGCCACTCAAGAAGAACGCCTCACAGATGTGCGACATCGTCAAGGTGACCGACTTCGGCAAGTGGGTGATGGTCAAGGCCGGCAACATGAAGCTCTCCTTCGAAAAGGGAAGCGGACTTATCGTCAATGTCTCCGGCGGCGGATGTCCCGACATTCCGTACCTGAATGCCGAGATGGTGGACAAGCCTCTCGCCTCAGCGCCCCACCCCAACGTGCTGGGTTATACGCTGTGCGCCACCATGCTGCAACGGGCTTACGAAGAAGCCCTTAGCATTTACAACGGAGGTGGTGTTTCATGATGCTCCTTTTTGGTACTGTGCCAAGCAAAGACCTGCCGATGACCTACGGCCAGGTACGGCAGGAAGGCGACTATCTGTTTGCTGATGGCCAGCGTTTTTCGCGCACCCAGGGCACCGGCGCCATGATAAGCGCGGCGCTGGCCATGACCGACTACTTCAAACTGGAAGCCCCGCACGTTCTGATTGCCGGCGATATCGGCGACGGAAAAGGGACGCGCGATATGTATAAATATCTGACGGAGCACGTCGTGGAGCTCGCGCCTGAAGTGCTCACCATGCATTACAGCCTGCCTATCATGGCGCTGCTCAAGAAACTCCTGGAGACGATAAAGGGCTGCGCCAAACGCCCCTTTATGATTGCCGATGCCGGCGCCATGTATGCCGCCAAGGGCGCCGGGCTGGCCTCGGAGTTCGACATCTTCACCCCCGACCCCTCCGAGATTGCCTTCCTGGCGGACCCGCAGGCCACCCATCCAGCCTACATATCGCATCACCTGTTTGCCTGCGACGCCGACAAAATTCCCGGCCAGATAGCCGATGCTTTCAAAAACAACAGCGCGGCCAAACTGCTGCTGGTCAAGGGTAAAACCGATTACATCGCGATGAACGGAGAGATACTGGCGACCATCACCGAACCCAACGTGCCAACGCTGGAACCCATCGGCGGCACCGGCGATACTATTACCGGCCTTGTCTCCGGGCTGGTGTATGCCGGACTGGAACCCAAGGATGCCGCTATCTACGCCTGCCGCACCAACCGCATGGCCGGTTTGCTGGCCCAGCCGACTCCTGCCACCAAAGTCAAAGAAGTCATCGACCAGTTCTCTGTGGTAGCCGCACAGAACTATTGCTCGTGGACTGGCGTTTGCGAGGCAACGCCTGTAAATAGGAGGCGTCATGTTTGAAGTTGATGCTCTGGGTCTGGCCTGCCCCATCCCGGTAGTGCGCGTGCAAAAGGCTATGGCCAGCCATCCGAATGAACCGCTTCTGGTAAAGGTGGACAACCGTGCCGCCAAAGAAAACGTGACGCGCCTGGCGCAGAATAAGGGTTACAACGTCAAAAGCGGGCAATTCGGGGAGGAAATCCATATCGAGTTAACTCCCAAACCGTGAGGAGCCGCTAGGAGGAAGAAATGGTCAAAGAGGTCGATTGCCGCAAGCTGACATGCCCGCTACCGGTGGTAAATACCAAAAAGGCGCTGGAACAAGCGCACGGCGAGAATCTGCTGGTCGTGGTCGACAACATCGTGAGCCGCGACAACGTGCGCCGTTTCGTGCAGAGCCAGGGGCACGAGGTAAAAATCGAAGACCGGGGCGGCGGGCTGTTCTACATGCATATTACACCTAACCCTGAAGCGGGCAAAAAGCCTGCCGGAGCGGCGAACATTCCTACCAGTGGCGGAGTGGTTGTATTTATTACGACCGACCAGCTGGGGGTGGGCGACGAGCGGTTGGGGCAGATATTGATGAAAGCCTTCCTCAACACGCTGCACGACTCCGAGCCCAAGCCCGAGAAAATCATGTTCATCAATAACGGCGTGAAGCTGACCACGGAAGGCTCCGAAGTTCTGGACAGCCTGGCGGCGCTGACGGCAGACGGCGTGCAGATAATGTCCTGCGGGACTTGTCTTAACTATTATGGGATTCTCGACAAATTAAAGTTCGGCATCGTTGGCAACATGTACGATATCGTCAACTCGCTGCTCGAAGCCGGCAAGGTCATTAAAATCTAGCCCCGGAATAGGGGTGAGGGGGAAAGTTAGGAATACCCCTCACCTTTAATCCTCTCCCCCAAGGGGAGAGGAGAGAATGGTTGACCACTCCTAGGGATTCTTCATCCCGCCTGCGGTAGGTAGGCTCAGAAAGACAATATACGTTCCGCAGGGGCGTCTGGCCAGACGCCCCTGCTTTCGAGAGTACGGCTTCGAGGGAGCTAGATTTCCATCCCGAACGCCGCTTCCCAAACTGCTTCGGAAAGGGTGGGGTGGAGATGAAGAGTCTGCTGGAGGTTATCGATGGTTGCACCCATCTTGACAGCCAGAGCGCACTCCGCTATGAGTTCGGCGGCCCCGGCTCCGACGATGTGGGCTCCTAGCAAAGTTCTAGTATTCTCCGAGACTATCAGTTTGACTAATCCGCGTCTTTCACCCTGTATAGTGGCCGAGGCATTGGCTGCCATGTTAGAACGCAGGCATTTGATTTTTAGACCCTTCAATAGCGCATCAGCCTCGGTTAGCCCCACGCTGGCAAGCTCGATAGGCGTATAAACGCAACGGGGGATGGCCGAATAGTCCATCGGCGTATTGCCCCCCAATGCGTTCCCGGCCGCAATGCGCCCTTCGGCCATGGCGACATAAGCCAGCATGGACTTGCCGGCCACATCACCGGCGGCAAATACGTTGGGGACGCTGGTGCGCATGTGGCCGTCCACTTCAATGCCGCGGGTACCGGCCTTTACGCCGCAACCGGATAGTCCCAGTCCTTCAAAAAAAGGCTTCTGCCCGATGGCGACGCAGACAGCTTCCGCATCAAGCGTTTTTCCCGCCTCTCCGCATCTGAAATGAACCCGCTTCACATCTGCAAGAGTTTCTATACGGTCGATTTGAGCGCCGGTGAATATCTGGATGCCCTCCTTCTTCAGCGCTCGCTCCAGTACCGGCGTGACCTCCGCATCCTCATTGGGCAGGATACGAGGCATTATTTCCAGAATGGTGACACTGGCACCCAATCCGTTGAAAATAGCCGCCAGTTCCACGCCCACCGCGCCTCCGCCAATCATTAGGAGGCTCTGCGGAATATGTTTAAGTTCCAGAACATCGCTGGAATACCAGATACCGGCGCTCTCCGCGCCCGGCACATCTAAATGGCGAGGGACTGAGCCTGTAGCGATGATAATCTTATCCGCTTTGAGAGTTTGAACAGCCCCATTGTCTCCGACTATCTCGATATGGTTTGGAGAGAGCAGGCGAGCCTTGCCGCGGACCACCGCGACGCCGCTTTCATCCATAAGCTGGGCTACGCCGGAGGTCATGATAGAAATAACGGCATTTTTCCTTTCGCGCAGCTTATTGACATCGATAGTTGCATTGCCGTTGTTGATGCCGAAGCTGGCGGCATTGTTGATTGAGCGTAATAGAGCCAGAGAATGGAGCAGTGTTTTGGTGGGTATGCAGGCCCTGTTGAGACAGGCTCCGCCGAGTTCGCCTTTTTCAATAAGGGTGACTTTAGCCCCCAATTTTGAAGCGCGGAGAGCGGCGCTATAGCCGGCGGGTCCGCTGCCGATGACCGCAACATCTGCTAAAAGGTCGGGCATCGCTTTTCTCTATTTCAGTATCAAATCTATATACTCTTTAGAGGAGAGAAGAAGGTCCAACTCTTCGGGATGGGTGGGTTTGACCAGCACCATCCATCCCTGACCATAAGGGTCTTTATTGACCAGTCCAGGTTTATCCTGGAGTTGAGCGTTTGTCTCTATGACACTTCCGCTTATGGGACATGTCAGGTCGGCGGCTGTCTTGGAGGATTCGAAAGAGGCGAAGGGCTCGCCGTGTTGTAAAAGAGTCCCCACCTTTGGCAAGTCCACATACACTATGTTTTTAAGCTGTTCCTGATAATGGTACGTCATTCCCAGGCGGACATTTCCGTCAGGTTCTTTTTTGCACCAGATGTGGTCCGGGCTATATAAAAGCTCGTTTGGATGCATAAGGCCCTCCGCGATGAGATACTTCAGGCAGTCATAAGCATATCATAGATAATTGGTAGAATAAAGCTATTTTGGGGCGTTTTAGTCTTGACAGAGCTTTCCCCTAAGTAATAAACTTACTGCGGCTATTCCACAGCCAGAATCAAACTGGGAGGTAGCGAATTGCCGGAAGAAGAAAAAGACAAAGCCCTGATTGTTTTTGACTACATCTATCATGCCATGCGCGCCAAGCCAGTTCTCGAAGAAGCCGGTTTCAAAGTACGAGAAGTAGCACCGCCGGTAGAATACCGCACAGGATGCGACCTGGCGGTGGAAGTGGACGCCACCGACGTGGATGCCGCCGAGAACGTCCTTATCGAAAAAGGCGTGATGATACTCGATATTCTGTTCATGCCAAAGGGAACCAAGCTCATACCCGTCTATCTTACCAAACTCATTAAAACGGTTGATTACGGTGACTATGTCATGGTGCGCTGCGGCAATATGAAAATCACATATCAAAAGGGGAGCGGCACCATCGTAAACATCTCCGGAGGCGGCTGCCCGGATATCCCATACCTGGGTATGAAGCTTTACGGGACGATAATCGGCCAGGGGCCGAAACCGCGCGCTCTGGGCAAGACGGTATGCGCCTATACGCTTGAACACGCCTACAACAAAGCGCTGGAAATATTCAGCAAAGAATCAAGCAAGAAGAAGGGGAAATAGAGATGTTGCTCTTAGTCGGTACCATACCTATTGAGACTCTGCCCCTGACCTACGGTCCTGTGCATTACCAACCCGACAAGCTCACCATTGGGGACTACACCCTCGAAGGCCAGTATGTAACGCTCGGCACCGCGGCTATGATTTCGGCGGCTTCCGCTACCTGCCAGGCGCTCGGCATCGCCGAACCCTACGCAGCGGTGGTGGGAGACACCGGCATGGGCGAAGGGACCATGAAGCTTCTCAAATTCCTCACCGAGGAGATAGCCAGATTATCTCCCAGTGTAGTCACGCTGCACTATATTTTACCGACGCGCGATCCCTTTATTAATTTCATCAACGTCGCTCATAAGATGGAAAAGCGGCCATTTCTTATCGCCGATGCCGGCGCCTTGCTCAACGCCAAGGCGGTCAAATTAGCTCCAAAATTCGACCTGTTCACACCCGACCCCGGAGAATTGAGCTTCCTGGCTGATCCCGACGCTGCCCACCCTGCATATGTCCAGCACTTCATATTCGATGTCGACCAGACCGAGGTGCCCAGGTTAAGCCAGGAGGCTTTTGCGCATGGAGACGCCCCGCGCTACATGATTGTCAAAGCCCCCATCGATC
It includes:
- the yedF gene encoding sulfurtransferase-like selenium metabolism protein YedF, encoding MVKEVDCRKLTCPLPVVNTKKALEQAHGENLLVVVDNIVSRDNVRRFVQSQGHEVKIEDRGGGLFYMHITPNPEAGKKPAGAANIPTSGGVVVFITTDQLGVGDERLGQILMKAFLNTLHDSEPKPEKIMFINNGVKLTTEGSEVLDSLAALTADGVQIMSCGTCLNYYGILDKLKFGIVGNMYDIVNSLLEAGKVIKI
- a CDS encoding sugar kinase, with the translated sequence MLLFGTVPSKDLPMTYGQVRQEGDYLFADGQRFSRTQGTGAMISAALAMTDYFKLEAPHVLIAGDIGDGKGTRDMYKYLTEHVVELAPEVLTMHYSLPIMALLKKLLETIKGCAKRPFMIADAGAMYAAKGAGLASEFDIFTPDPSEIAFLADPQATHPAYISHHLFACDADKIPGQIADAFKNNSAAKLLLVKGKTDYIAMNGEILATITEPNVPTLEPIGGTGDTITGLVSGLVYAGLEPKDAAIYACRTNRMAGLLAQPTPATKVKEVIDQFSVVAAQNYCSWTGVCEATPVNRRRHV
- the gcvH gene encoding glycine cleavage system protein GcvH; amino-acid sequence: MHPNELLYSPDHIWCKKEPDGNVRLGMTYHYQEQLKNIVYVDLPKVGTLLQHGEPFASFESSKTAADLTCPISGSVIETNAQLQDKPGLVNKDPYGQGWMVLVKPTHPEELDLLLSSKEYIDLILK
- a CDS encoding sugar kinase; translated protein: MLLLVGTIPIETLPLTYGPVHYQPDKLTIGDYTLEGQYVTLGTAAMISAASATCQALGIAEPYAAVVGDTGMGEGTMKLLKFLTEEIARLSPSVVTLHYILPTRDPFINFINVAHKMEKRPFLIADAGALLNAKAVKLAPKFDLFTPDPGELSFLADPDAAHPAYVQHFIFDVDQTEVPRLSQEAFAHGDAPRYMIVKAPIDHVIVDGKVVAVIKEPNIPALEPIGGTGDTITGEVSALISSGMDVVEACVAASKINRTAGELARPTPATTIAQFIPHIKEAVKKVMGLK
- a CDS encoding DUF3343 domain-containing protein, whose protein sequence is MEATKQKKANFVGDGIIIFHDVAGAMKGERTVRAAAYEVKLVAPPPELRMGCDLALEINLVEQAGIERLFKEKSVPFVSIMPLKKNASQMCDIVKVTDFGKWVMVKAGNMKLSFEKGSGLIVNVSGGGCPDIPYLNAEMVDKPLASAPHPNVLGYTLCATMLQRAYEEALSIYNGGGVS
- a CDS encoding SirA family protein — its product is MFEVDALGLACPIPVVRVQKAMASHPNEPLLVKVDNRAAKENVTRLAQNKGYNVKSGQFGEEIHIELTPKP
- the lpdA gene encoding dihydrolipoyl dehydrogenase: MPDLLADVAVIGSGPAGYSAALRASKLGAKVTLIEKGELGGACLNRACIPTKTLLHSLALLRSINNAASFGINNGNATIDVNKLRERKNAVISIMTSGVAQLMDESGVAVVRGKARLLSPNHIEIVGDNGAVQTLKADKIIIATGSVPRHLDVPGAESAGIWYSSDVLELKHIPQSLLMIGGGAVGVELAAIFNGLGASVTILEIMPRILPNEDAEVTPVLERALKKEGIQIFTGAQIDRIETLADVKRVHFRCGEAGKTLDAEAVCVAIGQKPFFEGLGLSGCGVKAGTRGIEVDGHMRTSVPNVFAAGDVAGKSMLAYVAMAEGRIAAGNALGGNTPMDYSAIPRCVYTPIELASVGLTEADALLKGLKIKCLRSNMAANASATIQGERRGLVKLIVSENTRTLLGAHIVGAGAAELIAECALAVKMGATIDNLQQTLHLHPTLSEAVWEAAFGMEI
- a CDS encoding DUF3343 domain-containing protein, coding for MRAKPVLEEAGFKVREVAPPVEYRTGCDLAVEVDATDVDAAENVLIEKGVMILDILFMPKGTKLIPVYLTKLIKTVDYGDYVMVRCGNMKITYQKGSGTIVNISGGGCPDIPYLGMKLYGTIIGQGPKPRALGKTVCAYTLEHAYNKALEIFSKESSKKKGK